Proteins found in one Microbacterium sp. LWS13-1.2 genomic segment:
- a CDS encoding NAD(P)/FAD-dependent oxidoreductase → MTRVEVAIVGAGFAGIGMAMALRRAGREDFVVLERGASVGGTWRDNTYPGVACDVPSHLYGFAAHPNPSWSGTYAKGAEIHSYLEHVVDVEGLGDRLRLRTAMQRAEWDAGHAVWRIGTSPAGAYQRSAGHRGALSGREGETDDDVIVADVLVLACGRLTEPTIPRIAGLEQFPGPLFHSARWNHSADLTGARVGVVGTGASAVQIVPELARAAAHVTLFQRTPAWIVPRGGDAYSDAERARFVTDPASLEALRADLYAEGEARFASRSGDSAAAAEAEAVALAHLERHVANPALRAALTPDYAFGCKRVLLSDEFYPAVASDAVSLVPAALAAVEGSTLVASDGTRHEIDALVLATGFASTRQPYAELVAGEHGQTLAEHWSGGMTAFASTVVAGFPNLFVLNGPNASLGHSSSVLMIEEQAGYVTRVLDDRSGRVLRVDPEAERQYTDEIARAAASTRWMTGGCRNWYVDERSGRLALLWPGTVDAFRERLARADGSEFLPAHDDPHGRREDPRPHPDREPALERSSA, encoded by the coding sequence ATGACCCGCGTCGAGGTCGCGATCGTCGGTGCCGGGTTCGCGGGCATCGGCATGGCGATGGCGCTGCGTCGCGCCGGCCGCGAGGACTTCGTCGTGCTCGAGCGCGGCGCATCCGTCGGCGGCACCTGGCGCGACAACACCTACCCGGGCGTCGCGTGCGACGTGCCGTCGCACCTGTACGGCTTCGCCGCGCACCCGAACCCGTCATGGTCGGGCACGTACGCGAAGGGCGCCGAGATCCACTCCTACCTCGAGCACGTCGTCGACGTCGAGGGTCTGGGCGACCGGCTGCGCCTGCGCACGGCGATGCAGCGGGCCGAATGGGATGCCGGGCACGCGGTCTGGCGCATCGGCACGTCACCTGCGGGGGCGTACCAGCGGTCCGCCGGACATCGGGGCGCGTTATCCGGACGCGAGGGCGAGACCGATGACGACGTCATCGTCGCCGACGTGCTGGTGCTCGCGTGCGGGCGGCTCACTGAGCCGACGATCCCCCGGATCGCCGGCCTCGAGCAGTTCCCGGGGCCGCTGTTCCACTCGGCGCGGTGGAATCACTCCGCAGATCTCACCGGCGCACGCGTCGGCGTCGTCGGCACCGGGGCCAGTGCCGTCCAGATCGTGCCCGAGCTCGCGCGCGCAGCGGCGCATGTCACGCTCTTCCAGCGCACGCCCGCATGGATCGTGCCGCGCGGCGGGGACGCGTACTCCGACGCCGAGCGCGCCCGGTTCGTCACGGACCCCGCGTCGCTCGAGGCGCTGCGAGCCGATCTGTATGCCGAGGGCGAGGCGCGCTTCGCCTCGCGCTCGGGGGACTCCGCCGCCGCGGCGGAGGCCGAGGCCGTGGCGCTCGCGCACCTCGAACGACACGTGGCCAATCCCGCGCTGCGCGCCGCGCTCACCCCGGACTACGCGTTCGGATGCAAGCGCGTGCTGCTCTCGGACGAGTTCTACCCCGCCGTCGCATCCGACGCCGTGTCACTCGTGCCGGCCGCGCTCGCCGCCGTGGAGGGCTCGACACTCGTCGCCTCCGATGGCACGCGCCACGAGATCGATGCGCTCGTCCTCGCAACCGGCTTCGCCTCGACCCGCCAGCCCTACGCCGAGCTCGTCGCAGGCGAGCACGGCCAGACGCTCGCCGAGCACTGGTCGGGCGGGATGACGGCCTTCGCCTCGACCGTCGTCGCGGGCTTCCCCAATCTCTTCGTGCTCAACGGCCCGAACGCGTCACTGGGTCATTCGTCGTCCGTGCTCATGATCGAGGAGCAGGCGGGCTACGTCACCCGCGTCCTCGACGACCGTTCGGGCCGGGTGCTTCGCGTCGACCCCGAGGCCGAACGGCAGTACACCGACGAGATCGCGCGGGCGGCGGCATCCACCCGCTGGATGACCGGCGGATGCCGCAACTGGTACGTCGACGAGCGCTCCGGCCGGCTCGCCCTGCTGTGGCCCGGCACCGTCGACGCCTTCCGCGAGCGGCTCGCCCGGGCGGACGGCTCGGAATTCCTGCCCGCACACGACGACCCACACGGCCGCCGGGAGGACCCGCGCCCGCACCCCGATCGCGAACCTGCTCTCGAAAGGAGCTCCGCATGA
- the fgd gene encoding glucose-6-phosphate dehydrogenase (coenzyme-F420), with product MTVPLRFGYKASAEQFGPAELLDYAIQAEEAGFDSVFISDHLQPWLHDGGHAPASVPWLGALGAKTSRVLIGTSVLTPTFRYNPTVVAQDFATLGVMYPGRVILGVGTGEALNEANLGIAWPDPPERFQRLKEAIGLIRRLWSEDRVNFDGTYYHARNITIYDKLPEPVPIYIGAAGPAATRLAGRIADGFITTSGKKRELYTDTLLPALHEGLEKAGRPADAIDTLIEVKVSLDATLEAAQEKTRFWAPLALTPDEKMGVDDPIEMQRLGEQLPIERAASRFIVSDDPDEHVERIGWYIELGFRHLVFHDPGHDQGAFLRLYGEEILPRLRARFGA from the coding sequence ATGACCGTTCCGCTGCGCTTCGGCTACAAGGCGTCCGCCGAGCAGTTCGGCCCCGCCGAGCTGCTCGACTACGCGATCCAGGCCGAGGAGGCCGGGTTCGACTCGGTGTTCATCTCGGACCACCTGCAGCCGTGGCTGCACGACGGCGGGCACGCTCCGGCATCCGTCCCGTGGCTCGGCGCGCTCGGCGCGAAGACCTCGCGTGTGCTCATCGGCACGTCGGTGCTGACCCCCACCTTCCGGTACAACCCGACGGTCGTCGCGCAGGACTTCGCGACGCTCGGCGTGATGTACCCGGGGCGCGTGATCCTCGGCGTCGGCACGGGCGAGGCGCTCAACGAGGCGAATCTGGGCATCGCGTGGCCCGACCCGCCCGAGCGGTTCCAGCGGCTCAAGGAGGCGATCGGCCTCATCCGCCGGCTGTGGTCGGAGGACCGCGTCAACTTCGACGGCACCTACTACCACGCCCGCAACATCACGATCTACGACAAGCTGCCCGAGCCGGTGCCGATCTACATCGGCGCTGCCGGGCCCGCCGCGACCCGCCTCGCCGGTCGCATCGCCGACGGGTTCATCACCACGTCGGGCAAGAAGCGCGAGCTCTACACCGACACGCTCCTGCCGGCGCTGCACGAGGGCCTCGAGAAGGCGGGCCGCCCGGCCGACGCCATTGACACGCTCATCGAGGTGAAGGTGTCGCTTGACGCGACACTCGAGGCCGCGCAGGAGAAGACCCGGTTCTGGGCGCCGCTCGCCCTCACGCCCGACGAGAAGATGGGCGTCGACGACCCGATCGAGATGCAGCGCCTCGGCGAGCAGCTTCCGATCGAGCGCGCGGCCTCGCGGTTCATCGTGTCGGACGACCCCGATGAGCACGTCGAGCGCATCGGGTGGTACATCGAGCTCGGGTTCCGCCACCTGGTGTTCCACGACCCCGGCCACGACCAGGGCGCGTTCCTGCGGCTGTACGGCGAGGAGATCCTGCCGCGGCTGCGCGCGCGGTTCGGCGCGTGA
- the cofC gene encoding 2-phospho-L-lactate guanylyltransferase, with the protein MVPVKPSARAKSRLDVEGVGRADLARAIALDTLTAASVCELVAQVVVVTDDATLAREAAMIPALRFVPEGEAGGLDAAVAVGVAAIDPDGRMPRAALLGDLPALRPDDLAEALRAAASVDRAVVPDAEGTGSTLVTARAGVAWETSFGDGSFARHVALGCEALPIADASTLRRDVDTAAQLTAAAALGLGPRTAALLAAHADA; encoded by the coding sequence GTGGTCCCGGTCAAGCCGTCGGCGCGCGCCAAGTCGCGCCTCGACGTCGAGGGAGTGGGCCGCGCCGACCTCGCCCGCGCGATCGCCCTCGACACGCTCACCGCGGCGAGCGTGTGCGAGCTCGTCGCTCAGGTCGTCGTCGTCACCGACGACGCGACGCTCGCACGCGAAGCGGCGATGATCCCGGCGCTGCGGTTCGTCCCCGAGGGCGAGGCGGGCGGGCTCGACGCCGCGGTGGCGGTGGGGGTGGCTGCGATCGATCCGGACGGACGGATGCCGCGCGCAGCCCTCCTCGGCGATCTTCCGGCTCTGCGACCCGACGATCTGGCCGAGGCGCTGCGGGCCGCGGCATCCGTCGACCGGGCCGTCGTGCCCGACGCGGAGGGCACGGGCTCGACGCTGGTGACCGCACGCGCCGGGGTCGCATGGGAGACGTCTTTCGGCGACGGCTCGTTCGCGCGGCACGTCGCGCTGGGGTGTGAGGCGCTCCCGATCGCGGATGCCTCCACCCTTCGTCGCGACGTCGACACCGCCGCGCAGTTGACCGCCGCGGCCGCGCTCGGCCTCGGCCCCCGCACGGCCGCACTGCTGGCTGCGCACGCCGACGCGTGA
- a CDS encoding cupin domain-containing protein — MSDYEVLEIGGLDEWRAHYGGFRPDSSRDGRRVVDHELNLQYIGMTANAYEPGEEAGYWHAHSRVEEAYVFLAGRGQMALDDDIIDVGPGTVVRVGQGVLRTWRALPDSPEQLRWLCIRAGGRELPQLPDDSQRAPDRASPWT; from the coding sequence ATGAGCGACTACGAGGTGCTGGAGATCGGCGGGCTCGACGAGTGGCGGGCGCACTACGGCGGGTTCCGGCCCGACAGCTCCCGCGACGGGCGCCGAGTGGTCGACCACGAGCTGAATCTGCAGTACATCGGCATGACCGCGAACGCGTACGAGCCGGGTGAGGAAGCGGGCTACTGGCACGCGCACTCGCGCGTCGAGGAGGCCTACGTGTTCCTCGCCGGTCGCGGGCAGATGGCGCTCGACGACGACATCATCGACGTGGGCCCTGGCACCGTGGTGCGCGTGGGCCAGGGCGTGCTGCGCACGTGGCGCGCGCTGCCCGACAGCCCCGAGCAGCTGCGGTGGCTGTGCATCCGCGCCGGCGGCCGCGAACTGCCCCAACTGCCCGACGACAGCCAGCGCGCCCCCGACCGCGCCTCCCCCTGGACCTGA
- a CDS encoding sulfite exporter TauE/SafE family protein, which produces MPELAWWAWALLGVGAVVVGLSKTAVPGAGTIAVAIFAAVLPAKQSTGVLLLLLIVADLFAVTMYRRHADWRTLLRLAPAVVVGVLLGVVFLWFADDLWVKRSIGVILLAVIAITLLRRRFMSQVDTAGPHRIAAATYGSLGGFTTMVANAAGPVMSMYFLAARFEVKAFLGTAAWFFAIVNLFKVPFSIGIGIITVPGLLIDLVLVPLVVASAFLGRWLADRMPQSVFEKLVIAFTIVGAVYLLLG; this is translated from the coding sequence GTGCCCGAGCTGGCGTGGTGGGCGTGGGCCCTGCTCGGCGTCGGGGCCGTCGTCGTCGGGCTGTCGAAGACCGCCGTGCCCGGAGCCGGCACAATCGCCGTCGCGATCTTCGCGGCCGTCCTTCCGGCGAAGCAGTCGACCGGCGTGCTGCTGCTGCTGCTGATCGTCGCCGACCTGTTCGCGGTCACCATGTATCGCCGCCACGCGGACTGGCGGACACTCCTGCGGCTCGCCCCTGCCGTCGTCGTCGGCGTGCTGCTGGGCGTGGTGTTCCTGTGGTTCGCCGACGACCTCTGGGTCAAGCGGTCGATCGGCGTCATCCTCCTCGCGGTGATCGCCATCACGCTGCTGCGCCGGCGGTTCATGTCGCAGGTCGACACCGCCGGACCGCACCGCATCGCCGCGGCGACCTACGGGTCGCTCGGAGGGTTCACCACGATGGTCGCGAACGCCGCCGGCCCCGTGATGTCGATGTACTTCCTCGCGGCGCGCTTCGAGGTGAAGGCGTTCCTCGGCACGGCGGCGTGGTTCTTCGCCATCGTCAACCTCTTCAAGGTGCCGTTCTCGATCGGCATCGGGATCATCACCGTGCCCGGGCTTCTCATCGACCTGGTGCTCGTGCCGCTCGTCGTCGCGTCCGCGTTCCTCGGCCGCTGGCTGGCCGACCGCATGCCGCAGTCCGTGTTCGAGAAGCTCGTGATCGCCTTCACCATCGTCGGCGCGGTGTACCTGCTCCTCGGCTGA
- the cofD gene encoding 2-phospho-L-lactate transferase, whose protein sequence is MAGTPRIVVLAGGVGGSRFVLGVRAALRARGLDDTASALTVIVNTGDDLWLSGVRLQPDVDSITYALAGVNDAERGWGRQGDSERVNHELQEWGAGWPWFTLGDLDLGTHLARTGWLRDGLTPTQVLERMSHRWDLGARLLPMTDAEVDTIVVLQDGSRLHFQEWWTRHRATLAPARFENPSVGDAVPAPGVTEAIATADVVLLAPSNPVVSIGPILAVPGIRQALRETAAPVVGVSPIIGGKVVRGMADVCLTAIGVETSAAAVAGLYGARADGGLLDAWLIAEEDEAAADEVARLGIRSLVRPLWMTDDARQTALGEAALTAGLADDRAL, encoded by the coding sequence ATGGCCGGCACGCCCCGCATCGTCGTGCTCGCGGGCGGCGTGGGCGGCTCCCGGTTCGTGCTGGGCGTCCGCGCTGCGCTGCGCGCGCGCGGCCTCGACGACACCGCGTCGGCGCTCACCGTGATCGTCAACACAGGTGACGACCTGTGGCTCTCCGGCGTCCGCCTCCAACCCGACGTCGACTCGATCACCTACGCGCTTGCCGGCGTGAACGACGCCGAACGCGGCTGGGGTCGTCAGGGCGACAGCGAGCGCGTCAACCACGAGCTGCAGGAGTGGGGCGCGGGATGGCCCTGGTTCACTCTCGGCGACCTCGACCTCGGCACGCACCTCGCCCGCACCGGCTGGCTGCGCGACGGCCTCACGCCCACGCAGGTGCTCGAGCGGATGTCGCACCGCTGGGACCTCGGCGCACGCCTGCTGCCGATGACCGACGCGGAGGTCGACACCATCGTCGTCCTCCAGGACGGCTCACGCCTGCATTTCCAGGAGTGGTGGACGCGCCACCGCGCCACCCTCGCGCCCGCGCGGTTCGAGAACCCCAGCGTCGGCGACGCCGTTCCCGCACCCGGCGTGACCGAAGCGATCGCGACGGCCGATGTGGTGCTGCTCGCGCCCTCCAACCCCGTCGTGTCGATCGGCCCGATCCTCGCCGTGCCCGGCATCCGTCAGGCGCTCCGCGAGACCGCGGCGCCGGTCGTCGGCGTCTCGCCCATCATCGGCGGCAAGGTCGTGCGCGGCATGGCCGACGTCTGCCTCACCGCGATCGGGGTCGAGACTTCCGCCGCCGCGGTGGCGGGGCTGTACGGTGCGCGTGCGGACGGCGGGCTGCTCGACGCGTGGCTCATCGCCGAGGAGGACGAGGCTGCGGCCGACGAGGTCGCCCGGCTCGGCATCCGATCTCTCGTCCGTCCACTGTGGATGACGGACGATGCGCGTCAGACGGCGCTCGGCGAGGCGGCGCTGACCGCCGGCCTGGCCGACGATCGAGCTCTCTGA
- a CDS encoding uroporphyrinogen-III synthase, giving the protein MNTAAAQHQSLKPLTGWRVLVPRGGPWGDGVAATLRRQGATPVIAPLINFAPTNDQATLEQALADLAAGRFDWLTVTSATTVDVLYAYRAVVPPTTKVAAVGETTAAALLAVGYRVDLVPERDNSAAGMAEQLIGLEPQARDILTLRSEIAKPVLTRMLTEAGHRVRSVVAYRTVGVPVTERIAEDVRSGRINAILVTSGSVAEQVHEQFPHIPATTLIAAIGPRTAKDARRAGLDVDVIADAQTVDALIDAVAKFSLPHAADEFAPRTGVLPQLGMDGRG; this is encoded by the coding sequence ATGAACACCGCCGCAGCTCAGCACCAGTCCCTCAAACCATTGACCGGCTGGCGCGTTCTCGTCCCTCGGGGCGGCCCCTGGGGCGACGGTGTTGCGGCCACTCTCCGTCGTCAGGGAGCGACCCCCGTCATCGCCCCCCTCATCAATTTCGCGCCCACGAATGACCAGGCCACGCTCGAGCAGGCGCTCGCCGATCTGGCAGCCGGCAGGTTCGACTGGCTCACCGTCACGAGCGCTACGACCGTCGACGTGCTCTACGCGTATCGGGCTGTCGTCCCGCCGACCACCAAGGTCGCGGCTGTGGGCGAGACCACCGCGGCAGCGCTCCTCGCCGTCGGCTACCGCGTCGACCTGGTTCCTGAGCGCGACAACTCCGCGGCCGGCATGGCGGAGCAGCTCATCGGCCTCGAGCCGCAGGCCCGCGACATCCTCACGCTGCGCAGCGAGATCGCCAAGCCCGTGCTCACCCGCATGCTGACCGAGGCCGGGCACCGTGTCCGCAGCGTCGTCGCCTACCGCACCGTCGGGGTGCCGGTGACCGAGCGCATCGCGGAAGACGTCCGATCCGGACGCATCAACGCCATCCTCGTGACCAGCGGCTCGGTGGCCGAGCAGGTGCACGAGCAGTTCCCCCACATCCCTGCCACCACCCTCATCGCCGCGATCGGACCGCGCACGGCCAAGGACGCCCGCCGGGCCGGCCTCGACGTCGACGTCATCGCGGACGCGCAGACGGTCGACGCGCTCATCGACGCGGTCGCCAAGTTCTCGCTGCCGCACGCGGCCGACGAGTTCGCACCCCGCACCGGCGTGCTCCCGCAGCTCGGCATGGACGGCCGGGGCTGA
- a CDS encoding phage holin family protein: protein MTTPRGFRDRADDSLLTLIGEIPELIRNLVIAEIDAAKAWLSRTAKDGGWGALWVFAALFVLFWSVPVLGTFVIAGLSSWWPVWLSALVVFFAMLVITAVLAWLGILRFKKIGERQNPVQSIALDVKEVRDEL from the coding sequence ATGACCACGCCGCGTGGCTTCCGCGACCGCGCGGACGACAGCCTGCTCACGCTGATCGGCGAGATCCCGGAGCTGATCCGCAACCTCGTCATCGCGGAGATCGACGCCGCCAAGGCGTGGCTCTCCCGCACCGCGAAGGACGGCGGGTGGGGTGCGCTGTGGGTGTTCGCCGCCCTGTTCGTGCTCTTCTGGTCGGTGCCCGTCCTCGGCACCTTCGTGATCGCAGGGCTGTCGTCGTGGTGGCCGGTATGGCTCTCGGCGCTCGTCGTCTTCTTCGCGATGCTCGTCATCACGGCGGTGCTGGCCTGGCTCGGCATCCTCCGCTTCAAGAAGATCGGCGAGCGTCAGAACCCCGTGCAGTCGATCGCCCTGGATGTGAAGGAGGTGCGCGATGAGCTCTGA
- a CDS encoding FAD-dependent oxidoreductase has protein sequence MTVPTPSPDAAGASPRAAGRVGPAAEPLQDLVDHARHTRVVVIGGGIAGLVAAWECAKVGMGVTLVEASDRLGGTIDSARIGDHELETGVTCWSTRGGAVRRLVDEVLPGAAIVTPRDEREWIAGLVKGGAAPLPTEQVLGIPANPWDEDVRRLIGWDGTWRAYLDRLRPPLTIGAQRSLGRLVQSRMGAKVRERLVAPLTVDRFGLDPDDVDVEIAAPGLSNALTRTGWLGGAVADVRVGASGAAIEGLDGGMPQLVAALAERLAERGVVLHTNARASSLVRSGETWTVGLAAQTAAAPTSSAATSAEPDQALPGDLPADAVVIATGEAAARALVAPALGAPEFADVPPAGIAREVVTLVVDAPELDAAPRGAHVHAVPGARGATGLVQETARWEWLAREVGPGRHVLRVAFGAPGVVPATAGLDDADAAALAAAEASALLGVALDADRTVGAHRGAFTLAPPASALGHRDRAAGVRAAVERAHGLATVGAWLSGSGLAQVVADAREETDRLRRRVLWGAAATE, from the coding sequence GTGACCGTCCCCACGCCCTCTCCCGACGCCGCCGGCGCGTCACCTCGAGCCGCCGGGCGGGTGGGCCCGGCCGCCGAACCGCTCCAGGACCTCGTCGACCATGCCCGCCACACGCGCGTGGTGGTGATCGGCGGCGGCATCGCCGGGCTGGTCGCCGCCTGGGAGTGCGCCAAGGTCGGCATGGGCGTCACGCTCGTGGAGGCATCCGATCGCCTCGGCGGCACGATCGACTCGGCCCGTATCGGGGACCACGAACTCGAGACCGGCGTCACCTGCTGGTCCACTCGCGGCGGCGCCGTGCGACGGCTGGTCGACGAGGTGCTGCCGGGGGCCGCCATCGTGACGCCGCGCGACGAGCGCGAGTGGATCGCCGGCCTCGTGAAGGGCGGTGCCGCGCCACTGCCGACGGAGCAGGTGCTCGGCATCCCGGCGAATCCGTGGGACGAGGACGTGCGCCGCTTGATCGGCTGGGACGGCACGTGGCGCGCCTACCTCGACCGCCTGCGTCCGCCGCTGACGATCGGCGCCCAGCGCAGCCTCGGCCGCCTCGTGCAGAGCCGCATGGGCGCCAAGGTGCGCGAACGTCTCGTCGCACCGCTCACCGTGGACCGCTTCGGCCTCGACCCCGACGACGTCGACGTCGAGATCGCGGCGCCTGGACTGAGCAACGCGCTCACCCGCACCGGCTGGCTGGGCGGCGCCGTCGCCGACGTCCGCGTGGGTGCCTCGGGTGCCGCGATCGAAGGGCTGGACGGCGGGATGCCGCAGCTCGTGGCCGCTCTGGCGGAACGGCTGGCGGAGCGCGGGGTCGTGCTGCACACGAACGCGCGGGCGTCGAGCCTCGTGCGCAGCGGCGAGACCTGGACGGTCGGCCTCGCAGCGCAGACGGCCGCGGCGCCGACGAGCTCGGCCGCGACGTCCGCCGAGCCGGACCAGGCACTCCCGGGAGACCTCCCGGCCGACGCCGTCGTCATCGCGACCGGCGAAGCCGCCGCGCGCGCCCTCGTGGCTCCTGCGCTCGGCGCCCCTGAGTTCGCCGACGTGCCGCCGGCAGGCATCGCACGGGAGGTCGTGACGCTGGTCGTCGACGCCCCCGAGCTCGACGCGGCTCCGCGCGGCGCGCACGTGCACGCCGTGCCCGGGGCGCGCGGAGCGACGGGGCTCGTCCAGGAGACCGCGCGCTGGGAGTGGCTCGCCCGTGAGGTCGGGCCCGGCCGCCACGTCCTCCGCGTCGCCTTCGGCGCACCGGGAGTCGTGCCCGCCACGGCGGGACTGGACGACGCCGATGCGGCCGCTCTCGCCGCGGCAGAGGCATCCGCCCTCCTCGGTGTGGCTCTCGACGCGGACCGGACCGTCGGCGCGCACCGTGGCGCGTTCACCCTCGCCCCGCCCGCCTCGGCCCTCGGGCACCGCGATCGCGCGGCCGGCGTGCGCGCTGCGGTCGAGCGTGCGCACGGCCTGGCGACGGTCGGTGCGTGGCTCTCGGGAAGCGGGCTGGCCCAGGTGGTCGCCGACGCGCGCGAGGAGACCGACCGGCTGCGCCGCCGGGTGCTGTGGGGCGCAGCCGCAACGGAATGA
- a CDS encoding HhH-GPD-type base excision DNA repair protein, translated as MTLHITGDHDADRLLTDDPLALLIGMLLDQQVAMETAFAGPLKISERAGTLDAAALASFDPEAFAALFSATPAVHRFPGSMAARVQALCAAVGQDWGGDASAIWTRGEPDGATVLKRLRALPGFGEQKAKIFLALLGKQYGYTGDGWREASAPYGENGSFRSVADIVSPESLTKVREHKRAMKAAAKSGGGGV; from the coding sequence ATGACGCTCCACATCACGGGCGACCACGACGCCGATCGCCTGCTGACCGACGACCCGCTCGCCCTGCTCATCGGCATGCTGCTCGATCAACAGGTCGCGATGGAGACCGCGTTCGCCGGTCCGCTGAAGATCTCGGAACGAGCGGGAACCCTGGATGCCGCAGCGCTGGCGAGCTTCGATCCGGAGGCGTTCGCCGCACTGTTCTCGGCAACGCCCGCCGTGCACCGGTTCCCGGGATCGATGGCCGCACGGGTGCAGGCGCTGTGCGCGGCCGTCGGCCAGGACTGGGGCGGCGACGCCTCGGCGATCTGGACGCGCGGCGAGCCGGACGGCGCCACGGTCCTCAAGCGGCTCAGGGCCCTGCCGGGATTCGGGGAGCAGAAGGCGAAGATCTTCCTCGCGCTGCTGGGCAAGCAGTACGGGTACACCGGCGACGGATGGCGAGAGGCGTCCGCGCCCTACGGCGAGAACGGGTCGTTCCGCAGCGTCGCCGACATCGTCTCGCCGGAGTCGCTGACGAAGGTGCGCGAGCACAAGCGCGCCATGAAAGCAGCCGCCAAGTCGGGTGGCGGGGGCGTGTGA
- a CDS encoding DUF1801 domain-containing protein, which translates to MKKTGGDVDEFLAAVSSPKRRRDAATMVALMRDVTGREPELWGTIIGFGSCHYHYPTGTEGDAPISAFAPRRQATTVYLLDAGAHGERLARLGPHEIGVGCLYLKDLQSIDAEVLREIVAEDYRRVIVGDTGSATLTVTD; encoded by the coding sequence ATGAAGAAGACCGGTGGTGACGTCGACGAGTTCCTCGCGGCCGTGAGCTCTCCCAAGCGGCGCCGGGATGCCGCGACGATGGTCGCTCTCATGCGCGATGTCACCGGGCGCGAGCCCGAGCTGTGGGGCACGATCATCGGCTTCGGGTCGTGCCACTACCACTACCCGACCGGCACGGAAGGCGACGCCCCCATCAGTGCGTTCGCCCCGCGCCGCCAAGCGACGACGGTCTACCTGCTCGACGCCGGGGCGCACGGCGAGCGGCTGGCGAGACTGGGCCCCCACGAGATCGGAGTCGGCTGCCTGTACCTCAAGGACCTCCAGTCGATCGACGCCGAGGTGCTGCGAGAGATCGTGGCCGAGGACTACCGGCGTGTGATCGTCGGAGACACCGGCTCCGCGACGCTCACCGTCACCGACTGA